The Schistosoma mansoni, WGS project CABG00000000 data, supercontig 0150, strain Puerto Rico, whole genome shotgun sequence genomic interval gttgccgcgtgaaagtctggatgatgtctggttctcctgaaaaccagtgcaagattaccctggcccataagggCATATTATATAACTAACTGAAACTTTTAATCAGTAATATAAATAATCAACAAATAGAGATCAGAAATACTAATGTATATTGGTTAACACAATTTCTTCTATGTTTAATGTCCAATCAGAATATGAAAACAGAAACCTGATTCGGCTTTGATCATTATGACTTAAAAACCTATAGGATTACATACATGATTCATGTGACAGTGATGCATCACAAATAAGAAATCAAAATGTGTTCTAACCGTTCCATCTTTCCCGATTAATCGTCCATATCTAACAATTTACAGACCGAAGGCcttaggttcgaatctcacgagcgggatcgtggatacgcattactgacgagtcccacaataggacgtaggtcttcaaggttttcaacggtgatcTAAACATcagtcaattcatgatctccatcaaaacttaacaatctctatAACTCTGTACTGTTATTTTATATAtgataaatgaatgatttgcataGTTCCAACCTTTCCATCTTTTGCGAATAATCGTCCATATCTGACAATTTACAGACCGAAGGCCTTAGGTTCAAATCTCACTAGCGGGATCGTAGATATGCAttactgacgagtcccacaataggacgtaatAGCTGTCCGaggtgcttcgaggttttcaacGATGGTCTAACACCAATCGGCCTTCATGATCTCCATCAAAACTTAACAACCCCCATAACTCTGTACTGATATTTTATAATATGAtactttctcttttcttttcttttcttctcaTTAGACTCGTAATcatttcattcaacatatttcaTCTATATATActcaaatcaataatttaagtagtatacaatctaaattaaaatatattaatgTATGGGAACAATTACATTTTCATGGTATTGCATCCTTTCCTGCACGTATTGAAGTTACTGTACCATTGAATACATTAATCAATGgtgagaatgataataataatggtaatagtaatggtaatggaCAAACCAATTGGATACCTGGAATGAATCGTTCATCCACtatgaataataatcatatcaCTATATCAATCAGTCGAAAAATTGAATCCATCGGTATTGGATCTACCCGTATCTATCGTTGTGATTTAACCAATGGTGAAATATTAGCAAGTTGGCGAATGTCTTCAATACAAAGTTGGCATATTAATTGGGAATTAAGTGAACTTGTATTAAATATAGCTATTCAATCTAATACaatgaatactactactactaatactaccacTGGTCGAGTTATTATAAGACCAATAGATGTATCTGTTCGTATGATAGCAGAATTTTTAGGGGGTTATACTTTTTTGAATTTAAGATCACCAGAAAAAAATCAATGTCTTGCTGAAGATATTTTTTATAAACTTACTACTGGTATGTCACAACCATTTGTATAACCACCACAGAAATGGATAGCTGAAATGATCCAATCAAAATCTTGAATATTAATGTCTttcaatgattgattattgCATGCCATCCAACTTATCCTGGATATTTGTATCTCTCCCACTTACTgacatacacatatatatatctatccACATAATTACTGTACACATATAATGCTTGGTCAATGGTTCAGTTTCTATACATACTACCTATATACAAGCATACATACATGGAAACTATATCCGGCATACATGTATACGTACCtacatacatgcatacatacatacatcttCCCATATATGTTTTAccgagttattattattattcagaataTCTTGTATTGATTATCATGATCTTAGTTTCTATGACaactaacaaataattgaaCCTCATGATAATCAATACATGTTGACATTTTCATTTAcgttacttactttacttacttacttacttacttacgcctgttactcctcgtggaggagtatggGCCGCTCGctagcattcttcatccaaccctatcctgggtTCATTTACGTCATTCACTTAGAAATTTCCCAAGGAgagttatttttaaaagaaaagaaacattaTAACTATGCATAGACAAAGAAAAATATGATCTATATATTGGTTCACCTCATCACACTACACTgagataaatgaatttattttgtttttcttcatctACTACTTATATTAGTTTCAGTAGTACAAGTTTGGGGGGAAGGTAATCAGAAAGGTTATTGAATGTATATGGTTGTTTAGTATACAAAATGATAGGCATCTTAATTGGTTTCTTTTCTTCACATGAATGAAATATCCCACCTATTTAACCTTTTTTAGATGCTActatatattatttatgatacTACTTATTTCAGTAGTGTTACAGAGagaaaatatataaaagaaatctGACTTCTTTTTCATTTGTGTATCTTTATATTTCGGTGCTTTTCAGTTGTTCCATTCATCTCATTTTTCTTgtgtacgtgtgtgtgtgtatgtttagTTGCCAAGACATTATTCACAcctaagaaatatacatatagatgttgttggttttgCTTTACTATCATTAtactatgaaaaaataaattcacAAATTGATTTTTTATGGTATACCGGTTTTAATTAGTAaaattatcatttcattttctTAATTATCAATGAATAATATAGAGGGAGACGGAGGGGAGTGAATTAATCGAGTTGTTGCATTTGATGTTTATATATgtgctgccttctcgtggcgggggtgatGTTCACGAAactgaaaggacgaaaagcgaatgtccggagggagctttaaccgtgttggtggacacggaaagttcactaaggggagttggaaaaccttcattCAAAACCAATGGCGCACATGAGCTccggtatcctgaggggacaaatggcgtatgaatcaatcgttggtcaccggttaccatgtgactgcatctccttacgatgctccactgccttgtggatcagacctttagtttgaaggttccgggtgtggtcccctaagtaaaccacctgctttagtttgggagcctgggcagtatcacagacctcacacaaatcgaatgagatttgtgtggcgcaaatgtatctggtgcttcattgtaccaataattatgtgtttaaataaaataaaaaactgtATAGATGTGATGGTGCCTTTTATACGGGAGGCGGGGGGGTGAATTGATCGAGTTGTTGCATTTTGATGTTTATATATGTACTGTATAGATGTGAGGGTACTTCCAGGTGTTCcacgttttcgatggtggtctagattcaattgactcacgatttcaactatgaaaaataatgaaatctccacaaaaccccttctgatctataatcatatgctcattagtgactgacttcaagatacatgtcctggagttctagtgggaagcagtgatcagtggagttcaaacaacgtctgttgttagataacaactcactgaagacaattggttaagggctctggcgcgagactggtaggtcctgggttcgaatctcgctagcgaggcgggatcgtggatgcgcactgctgaggagtcccataataggacgaaacggccgttcagtgcttccaggctttcaatggtggtctagcttcaattgactcatgatttcaactatgaaaaatacttttTATCATTGAACGGTGTTGTTTGACAAGCTATTGAGAACTAATAGATGAGAGCTTTTAAAGTAATACATAAGACAAGAAAAGTAGTATCAATTAAGTAATAAGTCGACTAAGAATCGaaacttttattatttcatgatatgacattattctCGTGAAGAATCATTGATAGAGAGTTTAAGGATACCTGATTACGTTGATCATATCTTCCCAAtcatttattcatcatattGAATGCAGTTATTGATCAGCACAAACATTTTTCTATTAGATATGGgatttaaaaaataactaaTGTAACCCTCTTGTAGCCTTTAATTGACTCCAGTTAGATGGTAACGATTAGGAAATGTAATTCCTAAGTTAAATTCTTATATTATACTTTGGCTAACTGTTGTGATGGGCTGTGTTTGAAACCTGATACTGATGCATGAAGTGCTACGCCCTAACCTCCTATCTGACAACATATGCAAGAATACAAGATTGGATGAGAAAGT includes:
- a CDS encoding uncoordinated protein 112 (mitogen inducible mig-2 protein like), encoding MNRSSTMNNNHITISISRKIESIGIGSTRIYRCDLTNGEILASWRMSSIQSWHINWELSELVLNIAIQSNTMNTTTTNTTTGRVIIRPIDVSVRMIAEFLGGYTFLNLRSPEKNQCLAEDIFYKLTTGMSQPFV